From a single Notolabrus celidotus isolate fNotCel1 chromosome 7, fNotCel1.pri, whole genome shotgun sequence genomic region:
- the cdkn2d gene encoding cyclin-dependent kinase 4 inhibitor D, with the protein MVLSQMDAGKALTAAAAKGDSSEVQRILEDCRVHPDTLNEFGRTALQVMMMGNSKVASLLLEKGADPNIQDKHGIAPVHDAARTGFLDTLQVLVEYGASVNVSDQSGALPIHIAIHEGHRDVVEFLAPRSDLKHANISGQTAIDVARASCVPDMIDLLFAHIHS; encoded by the exons ATGGTCCTTAGTCAGATGGATGCCGGTAAAGCTTTGACGGCGGCAGCAGCCAAAGGAGACAGCAgcgaagtgcagaggatcctgGAGGACTGCAGAGTGCATCCTGATACTCTCAATGAGTTTGGCAGAACTGCGCTACAG gtgATGATGATGGGAAACTCCAAGGTCGCCAGTCTGCTGCTGGAAAAAGGAGCAGACCCAAACATCCAGGACAAACACGGGATAGCGCCGGTCCACGATGCAGCCCGTACAGGATTCCTGGACACTTTGCAGGTTCTGGTGGAGTATGGTGCATCGGTAAACGTGTCGGACCAGAGTGGTGCCCTGCCCATCCACATCGCCATCCATGAGGGCCACCGTGATGTTGTGGAGTTCTTGGCTCCGCGCTCTGACCTGAAGCATGCTAACATCAGCGGTCAGACAGCCATAGACGTGGCTCGAGCTTCATGTGTGCCTGATATGATTGACTTGCTTTTCGCTCACATTCATAGTTAG